Proteins from a single region of Eretmochelys imbricata isolate rEreImb1 chromosome 20, rEreImb1.hap1, whole genome shotgun sequence:
- the NDUFB7 gene encoding NADH dehydrogenase [ubiquinone] 1 beta subcomplex subunit 7: MGAHLARRYLGGEDVEPDPLRMPSFDPGLGFAERKERVMVATQQQMNDAQLPLDQRDYCAHYLIKLMKCKRDNFPNFLACQHERHDWDYCEHLDYVMRMKEFERERRLLVRKKRLEQEKAAGA, encoded by the exons ATGGGGGCGCACCTGGCCCGGCGCTACCTGGGCGGCGAGGACGTGGAGCCGGACCCGCTCCGCATGCCGAGCTTCGACCCGGGGCTGGGCTTCGCGGAGCGCAAGGAGCGGG TGATGGTAGCGACGCAGCAGCAGATGAATGACGCTCAGCTGCCCCTGGATCAGCGCGACTACTGCGCCCACTACCTCATCAAGCTGATGAAGTGCAAGCGTGACAACTTCCCCAActtcctggcctgccagcatgAGCGGCACGACTGGGACTACTGCGAGCACCTTGA ctacGTGATGCGTATGAAGGAATTTGAGCGGGAGCGGCGCTTGCTGGTGAGGAagaagaggctggagcaggagaaggCGGCTGGAGCATAG
- the LOC144277732 gene encoding C-type lectin domain family 4 member G-like isoform X2 has translation MAHISDYGNWMGHSQSKGKKPAERRGVAAESDNDDDYENVSLENCPKPPPLPRGKKAKAAALNHKDKGGAGPAATPGRPPKTGLDLSSAAVAAAFQPPGGDLPLPKPASRRGCPGRSLLITYILLGVCFLMCSVFLILALMKRPEVQQESEELNFHLFQRAANVSQNLADWEKIRAEVAALQKTVDAVHRSVSGELASVKQFSSKMQERITALQKRVDSVCGHCPWGWVWFQRTCYHFSESTKTWHEAKQFCLDAGAQLVIINTKEEQAFLVKARTTSRVYWLGLSDQKKENQWLWVDGSPLNLSFWSTGEPNDSGNEDCGTMATDGRWNDINCYMTDYWICEKAWLC, from the exons ATGGCTCACATAAGTGACTACGGAAACTGGATGGGTCATTCGCAGTCAAAGGGCAAAAAGCCAGCGGAGCGCAGAG GTGTGGCCGCTGAGTCCGACAATGACGATGACTATGAGAATGTGTCCCTGGAGAACTGTCCCAAGCCCCCGCCCCTGCCGCGCGGGAAGAAGGCGAAGGCGGCCGCGCTGAACCACAAGGACAAAGGAGGAGCAG GTCCGGCAGCGACACCAGGCAGACCCCCCAAAACCG GGCTGGACCTGTCGTCTGCAGCCGTGGCAGCTGCCTTCCAGCCCCCGGGAGGAG ATCTTCCCCTCCCTAAGCCTGCCTCACGGAGAGGCTGCCCTGGAAGGTCTCTGCTGATCACCTACATCCTGCTGGGGGTTTGCTTCCTCATGTGCAGCGTGTTCCTCATCCTGGCCCTCATGAAAC GcccagaggtgcagcaggagTCAGAGGAGCTGAATTTCCACCTTTTCCAGAGGGCAGCTAATG TGTCCCAGAACCTGGCGGATTGGGAGAAGATCCGAGCAGAGGTTGCGGCACTGCAGAAAACAGTAG ACGCTGTCCATCGTTCGGTATCTGGGGAGCTGGCCTCTGTGAAGCAGTTTAGCAGTAAAATGCAAGAGCGGATCACGGCGTTACAGAAAAGAGTAG ATTCTGTCTGCGGCCATTGCCCATGGGGCTGGGTCTGGTTCCAGAGAACCTGTTACCACTTTTCAGAGTCTACCAAAACCTGGCATGAGGCCAAGCAGTTCTGTTTGGATGCCGGGGCACAGCTGGTGATCATTAACACCAAAGAGGAGCAG GCATTCCTGGTGAAGGCCCGCACAACGTCCCGCGTGTACTGGCTGGGGCTGAGTGAccagaaaaaggaaaatcaatGGCTCTGGGTGGATGGCTCCCCTCTGAACCTCAG CTTCTGGAGCACCGGGGAGCCCAATGACTCCGGCAATGAGGACTGCGGCACCATGGCGACCGACGGGCGCTGGAATGACATAAACTGCTACATGACCGACTACTGGATCTGCGAAAAGGCCTGGCTCTGCTAG
- the LOC144277732 gene encoding C-type lectin domain family 4 member G-like isoform X1 codes for MAHISDYGNWMGHSQSKGKKPAERRGVAAESDNDDDYENVSLENCPKPPPLPRGKKAKAAALNHKDKGGAGPAATPGRPPKTDLTISVISGDPALRPSKLGLDLSSAAVAAAFQPPGGDLPLPKPASRRGCPGRSLLITYILLGVCFLMCSVFLILALMKRPEVQQESEELNFHLFQRAANVSQNLADWEKIRAEVAALQKTVDAVHRSVSGELASVKQFSSKMQERITALQKRVDSVCGHCPWGWVWFQRTCYHFSESTKTWHEAKQFCLDAGAQLVIINTKEEQAFLVKARTTSRVYWLGLSDQKKENQWLWVDGSPLNLSFWSTGEPNDSGNEDCGTMATDGRWNDINCYMTDYWICEKAWLC; via the exons ATGGCTCACATAAGTGACTACGGAAACTGGATGGGTCATTCGCAGTCAAAGGGCAAAAAGCCAGCGGAGCGCAGAG GTGTGGCCGCTGAGTCCGACAATGACGATGACTATGAGAATGTGTCCCTGGAGAACTGTCCCAAGCCCCCGCCCCTGCCGCGCGGGAAGAAGGCGAAGGCGGCCGCGCTGAACCACAAGGACAAAGGAGGAGCAG GTCCGGCAGCGACACCAGGCAGACCCCCCAAAACCG ACCTGACCATTTCAGTGATCTCGGGGGACCCGGCCCTTAGGCCTTCCAAGCTCG GGCTGGACCTGTCGTCTGCAGCCGTGGCAGCTGCCTTCCAGCCCCCGGGAGGAG ATCTTCCCCTCCCTAAGCCTGCCTCACGGAGAGGCTGCCCTGGAAGGTCTCTGCTGATCACCTACATCCTGCTGGGGGTTTGCTTCCTCATGTGCAGCGTGTTCCTCATCCTGGCCCTCATGAAAC GcccagaggtgcagcaggagTCAGAGGAGCTGAATTTCCACCTTTTCCAGAGGGCAGCTAATG TGTCCCAGAACCTGGCGGATTGGGAGAAGATCCGAGCAGAGGTTGCGGCACTGCAGAAAACAGTAG ACGCTGTCCATCGTTCGGTATCTGGGGAGCTGGCCTCTGTGAAGCAGTTTAGCAGTAAAATGCAAGAGCGGATCACGGCGTTACAGAAAAGAGTAG ATTCTGTCTGCGGCCATTGCCCATGGGGCTGGGTCTGGTTCCAGAGAACCTGTTACCACTTTTCAGAGTCTACCAAAACCTGGCATGAGGCCAAGCAGTTCTGTTTGGATGCCGGGGCACAGCTGGTGATCATTAACACCAAAGAGGAGCAG GCATTCCTGGTGAAGGCCCGCACAACGTCCCGCGTGTACTGGCTGGGGCTGAGTGAccagaaaaaggaaaatcaatGGCTCTGGGTGGATGGCTCCCCTCTGAACCTCAG CTTCTGGAGCACCGGGGAGCCCAATGACTCCGGCAATGAGGACTGCGGCACCATGGCGACCGACGGGCGCTGGAATGACATAAACTGCTACATGACCGACTACTGGATCTGCGAAAAGGCCTGGCTCTGCTAG